From Actinoplanes oblitus, a single genomic window includes:
- a CDS encoding TetR/AcrR family transcriptional regulator, protein METRERADAARNRAKVLAAAAQLFAAGDSRAVTMEDIARAAGVGRGTLYRRYPDVASIAAALLDDHERTVQQALIRGEPPLGPGAPPHERLAAFFGAMVDLLEQHSHLVLGAEAGPRRFAVGAYGFWRAHVVALLRQGGVADPDALADTLLAPLAPEVFRHQRAQGISTDRLKAALTHLAAAATR, encoded by the coding sequence GTGGAGACGAGGGAACGCGCGGACGCGGCCCGCAACCGGGCCAAGGTGCTGGCCGCGGCGGCCCAGCTGTTCGCGGCCGGGGATTCCCGGGCGGTCACGATGGAGGACATCGCCCGGGCTGCCGGGGTCGGCCGGGGGACGCTCTACCGGCGCTACCCGGATGTGGCGTCCATCGCGGCGGCCCTGCTCGACGACCACGAGCGCACGGTGCAGCAAGCTCTGATCCGGGGCGAGCCGCCGCTGGGCCCGGGCGCGCCGCCGCACGAGCGGCTCGCCGCCTTCTTCGGGGCCATGGTGGACCTGCTGGAGCAGCACAGCCACCTGGTGCTGGGCGCGGAGGCCGGGCCGCGCCGGTTCGCGGTCGGCGCCTACGGATTCTGGCGGGCCCACGTCGTGGCACTGCTGAGGCAGGGCGGCGTCGCCGATCCGGACGCGCTCGCCGACACCCTGCTCGCGCCGCTCGCGCCGGAGGTCTTCCGCCACCAGCGCGCTCAGGGCATCAGCACCGACCGCCTCAAAGCCGCCCTGACCCACCTCGCGGCCGCCGCCACCCGCTGA